A segment of the Blastocatellia bacterium genome:
GGCGTCTCGCGTGTGCGGCGCGGCCTGTTCGATGTGCAACGGGTGGATTACAGCTTGCGCATTTCACGCGGCTTGTCGCGCGAGTTGCATGTCATCGAGGATGTGGCTTGTGTTGGCCGGCTGATTGATGTGGCGGGCAGCGTGTTTGTCGTCAATCGCGTGCAGCCGACGGCCTATCCGGCGCGGCTGGAAGAGATCAGCATCTTCTTGGCGCAGCATCCGGGGCGACCCTCGCCCAGTGGCCGACCGGTTCGGATCATTGCCTTCGTTGATCCGGCTGGCGGCAACACGCCGCCGGTCAATCCGCCGTTGGTCGTTGATCGGACGATTCTGGCCAGCGTCCCCGCCAATCAGGGTGTCTTCAACACGCTCACGCTGGGCAGTGGCGGCCCGGTGATTAACTCCGGTGTGTTTTATGTCGGCTTTGTCGCTGACCCGGCCAACGGGATTTATCCGGATGGCGGCCGCGCGCTCAATCCGGCCATTCGCTCGTTCCTGTCGTTCAACGGTCAGACGTACCAACTTTCTACAATCCAGGATGGAGCAGGACGATTCTTCAACGTCGGCATTCGACCTGTGATCAATACGCGCCCGTTCGGCAAGACGAGCGAACCGGTTGAACAAGAGAAGCTGGAAAGGATTCGCCCGCGAGTCGTTCCAATTGAGTAAACGCAGCAGACCGAGACCCAGGGCCCCTTGACAAAATTTCAGTCTTGAGTTTTGGGTCTTGAGTCTCGGTTGTTCTTGATTTATTCTTATGCACCCGCACTGAGCTGATGTTGATTGAGGGGGGAGTGACAGTGGTGACTTCAATGGGTATCAGTTCAGGCACTCACTAGGAGGACGTTATGAAGCAATCGGTCATCTCACGTAATCGGTTTCTCATCATTCTCGGATGTTTCTTGCTTGTTGGGTTGACGGTGCTTGGTGGAAGCTACAGTGCACCGCCGCCACCACCGCCAGCTCAACTGACGCCTGACGGTCAATTCGCTTTCGTGAGCAACAATGGCTCGTCAGATGTCTCCATCTATACGGTCAACAGCAACGGGTCTTTGCAACCGGCTGGAACTGTACCTGCCGGCTCTGGACCACAGGGCATTGCCGTCGGACCGGCGATGCAGCCGTCGCCTTATGCCATCAGCGGCCAGCCGGTTTATGTGGTCAATGAGAACAACAACTCGGTGGGCATCTACACCGTCAACCCGTCATCTGGTCAACTGACGCCGGTCGGCACAGTGGATACAGGCGGCAATCCGCAAGCCGTGGCCATTGATAACAGCGGGCACATGGCTATTGTGGCCAATACGGGATCGAATACGGCGACGGTCTACGCCGTCAGCCCAACCAATGGGAATTTGACGCCGATGCAGACCGTGCCGACAGGGCAAAATCCTACGGCTGTGACCATCAATGACATGAATAATCAAGTCTATGTCGCCAATAGCGGCTCGAGCAACATCAGCGTCTATAGCATGGACATGAGCAGCGGCACGGTCAATCCGGTTGGCACGGTGAGCATGCCGCCGGGCGCTGGCCCGCCTAGCTCCATTGATGTGCTGCCCAGCGGAAATGTGGCCGTGGCGACCAGTCCCTCGACAAACAACATGAGCGTGTTTCTGGTTCCACAGAATCCGGCCGTTCCGCTGATTCCACTGGCTGCTATACCAGCGGGCAATGGTCCGACCTCGATTGACATCGGTCCAGACGGCGTGGCCGCCGTGACGCTCACAGGCGGATCAGGAAAACAACCACTGGGATTGGTGGCGCTCTTCCAGATTTCACGGACAGGAACCGTGACACCGCGTGGCATCGCTCTGACTCAAGGGAGCGGCCCGGCCGGCGTGGCATTTGATCCGAAAGGATTTTTCCACGTGACCAACAGCCAGTCCAATACAATTTCGTCGTTTGCCGTGATGCCCGGCAGTGGCGCAATGTTTCTGGGAACAAGACCGACGGGCCGGTCGCCTAAGGGCGTTGCCTTGGCCCTTCGTCGCAACTAGCATTGGATCAGTTTTTGGATTGCTTCAGCTCAATCGAGCAGCGAGCTGGCAATCCAAAAACTCGTGATCACGATGGAAAACGAAAGTTCTCGTGCGGGCGCTAGTGGCCCGAGTCGCCTGCACGGACATGAACAAATCTCAGGAGGAGACAAGATCGTGAAGCACATTCGTACTCATCAAGCACTCGGTTATTTCCTTGCCATTATCATAGGAATTCCGTTAGGGCTATTCACACTAGGACAACCAGGCATGACGCAGCGGCTGGCAGCCCACGCCGATTCATTACAACAAGAGATCGCCGTTGATGACTCGGGCGTGGTCGAATATGACGATCAATTGTCGGTCGCTG
Coding sequences within it:
- a CDS encoding beta-propeller fold lactonase family protein → MKQSVISRNRFLIILGCFLLVGLTVLGGSYSAPPPPPPAQLTPDGQFAFVSNNGSSDVSIYTVNSNGSLQPAGTVPAGSGPQGIAVGPAMQPSPYAISGQPVYVVNENNNSVGIYTVNPSSGQLTPVGTVDTGGNPQAVAIDNSGHMAIVANTGSNTATVYAVSPTNGNLTPMQTVPTGQNPTAVTINDMNNQVYVANSGSSNISVYSMDMSSGTVNPVGTVSMPPGAGPPSSIDVLPSGNVAVATSPSTNNMSVFLVPQNPAVPLIPLAAIPAGNGPTSIDIGPDGVAAVTLTGGSGKQPLGLVALFQISRTGTVTPRGIALTQGSGPAGVAFDPKGFFHVTNSQSNTISSFAVMPGSGAMFLGTRPTGRSPKGVALALRRN